The nucleotide sequence TTGATAGAGATTATTCCAAGATTGATAACAATGCCATTATACTTAATTGCTACtagtctgttgttttttttttttttggggggtctTTAAAATGAGGATATAATTTTGCTTACTTACATTGAGAGGAACTACATTAAATGGTGTGTTATTTTTGCAGTTCACATGCATTTCAAGAAACATAGAAACtcataatattaagttttttattttgttcaatatgTGTATGTCAAGAAGCCTAAAACTTTATAATGCTGATGTCTGCATACATTACTGCTGATCTCAATTTTGAAACATGACTTGATTTGATTAAAGAATTATTGAGATGATAGTTGGTTATAAACATACTGGtctaaacatgaaaaataaagtttggaaAAGTTTACTGTGTTTGTGATAATGAAATCACAGTAAAAAATAAAGCAGTGTGATAGCTTTAGTTTCAAGGCACACTGGAGTAAAAAAATTTGGAAGGTAAtccaaaatgtattttgtattccGTTACGTTATTTatgtacataattatttatttttcatgtatttcattAGAGtgctatatatataatcatacatttttcacatattttaaatacataaaaggtTTTTACGACTTGTCAATTACATTAGTATAAAATACTTATGCTTCACTGTGGATTGAAAGGCCTCATGATTCACAGAGCCCCAGTGTACTGGTTAGTCTCCTTTACTCTCCCCAGTTACTTCTATAGCTATTCCAGAGGAAATGAATGTGTACTAGAAAACACCTGATTTGAACATTTGCCTGTGGTACTTGAGtaattgtttcacattttattctACTAGTGTTTGAGTAGTGGTATGGACAGTTTTCAAACAGCAGGACCCTGTGGCCCTAAGGGGCTACAGGAATACAGAATATAGTACCAAATTCAGGTTTGGTAACACAGAAAAACCCATTAGAACTCCATCATGTTTTGGTGACCAATCATGTAAAGTTTAGCTCCCTTTCCATACAACCTGGGAAATCCTGAGTCTACATGCCAAGTTTGGTTCTGCTTGCTCAAAAAGTGGAGGAGATATTTGCAGAAAAATTCACTAATACGAATAATAATATGTGATATAGAGTTTAGGTTAACAgactgaaatatttataacaatgcaCCTGAACGTTATAGTTGGTTCTTTGAATAAACTCTCTAATTTTTTCTATTATCAGACAGCATTATTGATGTATGAGCTGGCGTGGAAACTGTCTCGAGACACCAATGAATTGCTATGGTAAATTGTTTTTTTGCTGCAGTGTACAGATTTCAGTTTAAATAAATTCCTGTCAGTacacattttaaatgtttctctCCACATGCATGAAATAAGTTGCAGTGATTACTATTTATTAGGTGTAAGTTctcttaatttttataattagaaataagattTTGTTGTGAAAAACTTTTATGAAACTGAAAATTAGCAATGTAATATGGTTTATCAAAGTAGAAAACTAAATGTATAGATTATGGacaaattatagaaaaataaaaataaatgaatagtttctcaagaaaaaaaatctttgtacCATAAGTATTTCTGTGTATGAATCAATGCTAAAACTGAAGTTATACTTTAGATCATTcaatggaattattttattgaataccAAGTctgttaaaagaatttttctttttctagGTGGGGAATAGTAGGCTTAACTGACCAActccaaaacaataaaatagagcAAAATAAGTATGTATTTGAGGCGGGAAGTTTGCAGGGTCATGTTTCTCGTCACAATCACAGGTATATGTAGTCTGAGCTATATCTGTATGCAATTTCTATTGCATTATCAGTATTACCAAACTATAGCTTTATGTTATTAacccttttaaatttttttttcataaataacaaattaGATAGACTGAATCCAAAAATTGTTTGTAGAATGTAGTTTTCAGCCTGATTGCATTATGTCGTCACATGGGTCCATATCAAAATAAGTGACAACTGAATAATGAATTTTTGTGTGTTAATTAATATACTATGCATTACCTCCCATTGCCAAACcagttctgttttattaaaaatttgaacATCAAATGTACctaatttgaacttttttttaacaattagaccaaagatttattttcttacttaCACCTTGTGCATATATAATGATGTAATGGacgttaaattaattaaactattttatatttttaaatcaagtttttaaaaaagaTTTAGAACGTAACTCCGAGAACTTGTCTTCAAGCTATGGACACATATGTATAAACAGTGACTAACTGTCATCTTGATTTGACATCCTTTCAATTGAATAAGAATGCAGATTGGgaatctttttaaaataaataccagtATCTTAAATGTGCATTTTTCTTCTTAAAAGTtcttaatattttgtaagaatttcaagtaaaattttaatatatgtttttttaatttcagtaatgAAACTGAAGAGACAATTGGCTCAGTAAACTGCATGAAAATAACGTTTGACAAAGAGTATCCTTGTTGGTGAACATTCATCAGTTTTCAACATCTTACAATGTTTAAGTCTtctgttgtatttttttgttaaactCAGGAGTtgtgttttttggtgtttttttcagTTTGGAACATAAACCATTcagatttctattttattttttttatcatcccTGGTTGCAAAACTGTCCAGAAAATATTCTTTGTGTGTGTAAGAATCTGGGGTAGGAAgattaaaataagtgtttgtcTATAAATTATGAATGAaagaattaaaaatgtttcattaatttttaaacactctttaaagtaaaaaaaattcatcAGTATTAAGATTCATGTctaatgtttttatcttttttatctgattttgaaaattttatgactTCATTACAATTCTTTTGtgtaattcttttattttcatatactGTTCTTACACTCAAAAGTTATAATATGATGTTTCagtcttaaataatattaattatatttataatgtgtaAATAGGAAAGATGTGAATTATATTAAaaccaataattatttaaaacatataacttAAAGTCACAACCATTTCTCTCTTTTTTAGATTTTGTCATATTATTCAGTTTATCCCCTGGTGGGACAACAGTAAGtttgtggatttacaacactaaaatcaaggctTTGATtttccttggtggacacagcaaagaGCCTGAAATGGCTTTGCTGTAGCAAATATCTCAGTTTTTAACATGCTTAAAATCAAAATCCTAAAAAAGGTTAATTAATCAGTGATAATAAATGTATACttttaactgtaatatttgttcaATACCTCTTATGTAACAGATAAACTaatcttttacattttataataaaaccttatatttccAAGTTCTATTATGCTTTTAACTAGTTTTAAGTGGTACTGGGTTAtttcagattaaataaactggaacagaagtttttctaaaattatttcatattaattttctttgtagAAATGAACTGCAGATTTTATTTTGTCAACAATTAGAAATATCTAAACTGCTTTATTTGGCAATTGCATTATTAAGAGAAAATTCATTTCTGAAGAGTTACTTAGATTGAATTGCCACAATTCCTAAGGCCATGGGAAAATAAAGTAACAGCAGTTCAAACTGCCTGTCATATTTCTTGTGTAATTTAAGAGGTGAAAGATTAGACCATAAAAGGTTAAGGTACgattttattcataaaatgcaGGATATAAACTGACAAAATACAATTCCTCAACTATAATTAGACTTCAATTAGCACTGTATCGTCACTGGTCTCTGATCGAAAGCTTGCGTAACACTGCTTATACAGCTTGCAGGTTCAAGTTATGGACGTTAAGGGGACAAAAAAAACTTCACGAATTTTTAGCTGAGTTAGGGTAAGACTTCATTTGACATGAAGACATGGTGTCTTTTAGCTTGATATTAAAACatatggtttgtttcttttgatagaAAAATCATGATGTGATTGACATGAATACACTGTTTGTCTGATGTAAAAAcattatatggtttgtttttctaTCATTATAAATGACAAGGTAagtgaatattatatttaaatgtagaCTTTTCATTGAAAAAGGGTTAATCTTTTATTGAGACCTTTAGTAAGAGTGACCAGTGGTCAGAATTGTGAAACTGTTGAAATATAAAAGAGTTGTGTTTTGAGATTGTGGTCTATAGACCACGGTCATATACCACTGCTCAACTAtgaattatttgtgtgtgtgtgtgagtttatGTATGAAAGTAGTCACTTACTGGAACTATTTTAAATCAGAGTATTAATACTAGAAGTAAACGACCTTATAATGCCaaaattttgttcttatttaattaGGGACTTTTGCTTCTTCAGGAGCatttactaaaacacaaaccaaaatgaacagtacaaagcttcaaattgtttaattaataacataaggtcatttattttttgtattaatgtcTTCTATACACCagtatgcactacagaaattaagtattaaatcaaagtaatattttaaattgaagtTTTAAGTCATTTTATCAGAAGAGACaagatttcagtaaaatatataattaattactttagaatGGTTATTATCCCACCGTTTCACAGGTGCAGAAAGTTATGTGCAAATTACATTGTAAATATTGgagtaaaattgaaaaaataaagaacgAAAACCTTGTGCTATTATCTTTCACTGTAATTTCTGGTTTTGTTCAGAGAAATTATGGGTTTATAGCCCTCTAAGTGCCTAAATATTCAGTGTCATATATTCAATATATCTCTTAGATATATATAATTCTTTGTGAATGTGTGactaaatattgttgattttatttcAGGCTTCCTATTGTACAATGTAAACAGAAATTTTCAGCTATGGATATGCATCTTCGGACTAATGTTAAGACATGGATAGAAGATATGTCAGAGAAATATGGGTAGGTGAAAAGTAACTAACAAATTGTTACAAATTTTGGTTATTGAAAGTGAAGACTTTGTATTTAAATGCTTGCTTcatatttatagtttaatttgCAGATGAACTTGAGCATATTTAGGGTTCTTCACCTTAACAAGAACATGGAAAGTAGAGTGTATAAACTTTGTTATGTATGGACATTAACTTTTGAGAAGGCTAGGAAGTGTTCACTTTGTTGAAACAGATTCATTCTGTCTTaaaaggtttttttgttgttgttgtaattttattatgaccacactgttttaataatagcTTTACatgtatgttacattatttgGATGCtgcataattataattttgttgttagtCAAATATGATGATTATTATATTGGCTTAAATTAtccttttaagtttgttttttgcatatattttaTGCAGGCTTGAGAAAATAGTCTATGGTTCCTTTATCTCTCACTATGGCTTTCAGCATAAATACTGTGCCACAGATGTTGTGTTTGCTGTTGGGGCTCTTCTACAAGCAATAGTAAGTTCCTAAAATAGTTAAATATGGTTTAGTTACCTTATAAAATTGCATAAAATAGAAGAGTTTAACCTAACTTAAGGGCTCTACATGTctaggttgttaaggcactcacCCATCcagcattataatgtcacagtcaatcccattattcactggtaaaagtatagttcaagaattggcagtggatggtgatgattagctgccttccctctagtctttcactgctaaattagggaaggctagtgcagataatccttgtgtagctttgtgctaaattcaaatcATACCTAACTTAAGGCTAACATGTTTAGACTGGCTGAAAAGTGCTATAATTATGCCTTTTCCACTGCTCCTTCAAGCAGATCAGCAGTAAAGGTGagaagttataatacaaaaaaattggGTTTGACACATCAAAGATAGAGTATTGTCtagtttgtgtttaataacaaacatacacaagctataattattttgaagctaggtacaaaaaaaaatcacatgccttttttctcattttctgaattttgaaaataattataaaataagtcTGAATATACCttaggttaattttttttactacaaGATTGTTTTATTAGACAAAAATGTTAGATTATAAGTTTGcaaaattttattctttaatgtTAGAGTGATTGAAAGAGCTTTGGTTTTTAACTTAGGATAACGAAAAAACGCCTGCTGACAAGTTCTTGGACGCTTTAAACGCCCTCTCTTGGTGAGTTCTTTACATAAACAATAATGACTTAAAGAGCCAAAATTAACTGACATAGAAGTGTAATGTAAAAGGTTTTTATGTTAAGTTAAGAAATAGTATGTAAATTTGACTTTTTGTTCCCATGTTTCTGAATTGACAAGAAAGTATGGCCTTTCATTCAAAAAGCTCATCAGATGACCAAAATTTTTTTTGAAAGTTGgatttttccatttatatttatCAGCAATGTTCTTTAGTTTAGTAAGTCACAATATAAAAAATACCTGTGGACTGTACATAATGAAATCCTGGAAAAATGCATCTCTTTTTTGGAAGTTTTGTGTTGAAATTAAATGTTATGTTTGGTTTTCAGGAGTAATATCAACATGTTGCAAAAGGGTATTGAGAAAGTCAAATCACTGCTTGTGGCCATCTTTACACAAGTTCAGTCATTTCTTCACATGAATCATGTAATTTCAGCAGGACCCTTTCTTTATGCAGTTGTTCAAGAAGTAGGtacattttgaaacttatttttacaTCACTGAGGATATTGTGTttcatcttaatttttatttgagaTCTATGTTTTAGGGAAACAGAGATATCACTTTTCTCAGGTAGAATATATGtgttaacttaatatattttggtGATAATATTTGCAAAAATTTTCAAgccaaaacattaataaacaagAAAGTTTACAACTATAATGAAGATACATTAAATTGTTTTGGGTTAAATACTGGCAAGTTCTCAAAtttgtaaataatgaataaaaggaaaaagaaacaaaaaaaaagttttttttttaatgttacaatttttaatatgtttaattataaataaggaTGTTTTCTATGTATTCTCTATTCTATGTTGAATCATGAAGTTGGTTAGGGTGCTTCACTCCCAGTTTGAGGGTTGTgtgtttgaatccccatccctccaaatgtgcttgccctttcagttgtgatggtcaattccactacttgctggtggtgatgactaactgcctttcctctagtctttcactgctaaatcaaggatggttagtgcagatagccctcgtgtagctttgtacaaaattcaaccCATACCATCATTAAACTTCTATTTTGATTAGGAATATTGAATGGCTTAATCTATAAAGATGTGTATTTAAAGTGGGAGGACTTCTATAAAAGTGTGTCAGTCTTAGCTGTATTGCTTTTTCTTTCCAGGGTACTGTCGATATCCGTCATTTTAGCTATCCTGCAAATTTGCTCATGTTGGCTCATTTCCTGTTAAGTGCTCATGTTGCATCGGTAAGTTCTCGTACTTGTTTTATGTAGAATAACTAACATTATAGATTAGTGTAGGTATTTGTGTCCATTCTTTCACCTTTCCATCACATTATGTGAAATTTTCAGATAAGTAAATATAAGGCCTGCTATACATTGTGGACAATCTTGCTTTACATCAAAAACCACACACATACATTACTTGAAGTTCATTTCTAATTCTACTGTGTTGTAAAATTTATTCTGTCACTTACATCTAGCACCCAAGACCTACACATACAGCTGCTGTCTTGTGACAAGACCTGTGCATTTATTTTGTCAGCTACCAtttaattttcttcttcttcttctctctctctctctttt is from Tachypleus tridentatus isolate NWPU-2018 chromosome 2, ASM421037v1, whole genome shotgun sequence and encodes:
- the Cdc45 gene encoding cell division cycle protein 45 — encoded protein: MFLNDLKREFYDVLLNNRVLLLVGFDVDALCACKILQCLLQCDNVLYTLVPVAGKSDLEEAFREHGDQVKYVVMLNCGATIDVVEFLQPTEETVFFIADSHRPIDVYNIYSEEQVKLLMKPGDEEIPAFEDIFRDDDSEDELLEDETGENRSRITEQILEKRRERRLWEEKRYKIMFDYTQFSFFGQATALLMYELAWKLSRDTNELLWWGIVGLTDQLQNNKIEQNKYVFEAGSLQGHVSRHNHSNETEETIGSVNCMKITFDKELQLALYRHWSLIESLRNTAYTACRFKLWTLRGQKKLHEFLAELGLPIVQCKQKFSAMDMHLRTNVKTWIEDMSEKYGLEKIVYGSFISHYGFQHKYCATDVVFAVGALLQAIDNEKTPADKFLDALNALSWSNINMLQKGIEKVKSLLVAIFTQVQSFLHMNHVISAGPFLYAVVQEGTVDIRHFSYPANLLMLAHFLLSAHVASSKSRRARNLPLVLTSPLVEKPSYCLVVGIPPISEESPKNFFGKAFEQAGEKTNTFISQHVWDPAVIEIKSDDRTKFFDSLISLLS